The nucleotide window TTACTCTTATGTCCCTATATAAAAGGGAAAACGTGAACAGAGAATATTCACACTTGTGCTTTGGCCTGtgggcctctgtaaaacctgttaaCTCTACCTACAATCAAACATACACCACTTAGAACAAGCATAGATGTTTCAAGACGCATGCAGGGAGCTGTACCTACACGACTATACACTTTGGTTACACCAACCCAACTTACGTAGTGACGCAAATAGTTTGGTTACTTCCCAACGATATACGATGGTGTTAAAAACGGCAAGCGAAACCTATTCCAAGTCCACTGCCTTTTACCAAAGGTTAAAAGCCGGGAGATAACCCGTGACACCTCAGGCTAGTTATTAAAATTTAGTtttatcttaactttttattcttATGCTCAAACTCTGCATGTCAGTGATGTCAGGATGCCGTAAGCCAGCTCGATCACACACAAAGAGATATCGACTAGACATGTCAGCATAGCATAATACgtataacaaaaaactaaaattgtgCACAATATTCCAAGCCACTGTATAATctatgtttacatatatatatgcacgctgttgtggcgtataacTGCGCTTTGTACtttcctgcacaacaaaaataaagaattaaaaaaaaaaagaccatgaAATAAGGGTGTgggtagaaaaaaaaagtatttatatattcaGTGAAATATAAAGTTGCTTGACAAAATAAAATGTCAGTGTTATAAAACATAcaatagtttttattatttttgagtaTTCATATTTCAAATATTTACTATTCCATTCTGTCCACTGTTGGTAATGTAGCCACTAACTTATTGTTTTTTACTAGTAATATTAGTTCTTGATACTAAGAATTCTCTTGTATTCATATGGGGTCTAAGAATGATGATGTGGCACTTGGGAGCAAAAATACAACAAAGAAGACCAAGGCTGGATGAAAGTATTGCAAAAATTTCCACTGCAACCATGTATTTTCCCTTTGTGCTGACATAGGCTGGGATGAAGGAGATCCAAACACTTGTGAAGACCAACATGCTAAAGGTAATAAGCTTAGCCTCATTGAAGCCATCAGGTAAATCTCTTGCCAAAAAAGCAACTACAAGTGTCAAAAGggctaaaaaacccaaaaagccCAGGGCTACATAGAAAAATATTACTGAACTATCTGTGCACTCTACTGTTATTATACCTTTAGATACTTTCATGTTTAGTTCAGGAGAAGATGGGTATAGCATTACCCAACAAGTGCAGATTATGGTTTGGATGCTGGAACCAAAAAATATCATTGAATTTGGAATCGAAGAACCCACCCATTTCCGGAGAGAGCTGTTTGGTTTGGTGGCACTGAATGCTATAACCACCGTTATCGTTTTAGCAAGAATTGAGGACACACAAAGTGAAAAAATTGTTCCAAAAATAGCTTGACGGACAAGACAAGTTATTGATAAAGGTCGTCCAATGAATAAAAATGAACAGAGGAAACACAGCAGGATAGCCACTAGAAGCAAGTAGCTCAGAATTCTGTTATTAGCTTTTACTAGAGGTGTATCACGATACCGTATAAAGACACACAGCACAGATACTGTGATCAAAGAACTGACACTGCTAATACTGGATAAAGCAATACCAAGTGGTTCATCATATGATAGAAACTCAATCATTTTTGGGATGCATTTAACTCGATTGTCGTTAGACCACTGGTCTTCAGAGCATCTCACACAGTCAGTAACATCTGCATTAACAGAAGAATATATAGAGTTAAttgttattcactatagtgataCTATTCATTTGAATACTTATATAATTTTCTAGtgtcatttgaaaaaataaaataaaaaaggttttcataTGAGGCTCACTATCAATGTTCCAACAATAAAATTCTGTGTTTTAGGTAAGCATCAATTAGTATTTATTATGACTTATTTTAGGAATAAAATCTACTTTACTCTCTGTCTCTTTTCAATGAATATATGAAGATAGCACTCTAGAACTGCAAGGCTTGGCTCAAACTGAGAGCTGCTGCCTCTCATTTTAGTAATCTGTTAGTAAAAATTATTGTAGAATGTAATATGTGATTCTCAGTTTGTAGCCCTGTTGATAGTTTGAACATACCTGTCTGGTTAGAAATTTCTCCATCAGAACATGGAATACAATCGTAGCAACAAAAAGGTTCTCCTTCTCGAGGTGCCTTCCTAAATCCAGGCAAGCAACTATCAGAGCAAACAGAGGTCGGCACCTAAAAGTAAAAGAATACACAATTTAGAAATCAGAATTAATTTAAGCTAAAGTGAATGGTTTAGTTTAAATTTGCTGTGTTTATCAAAGTGAACAGATATTTTTAAGCCTAAATCCTATCTATGAGGGATCCCAGAGAACATTTATTTCATACATACTTGAAAAGTGCAAGAAAACTATGAACTCCAGAATTAATCCAAACATAAAAATTAATAACACATGACCTGCTGCCTGGCTCAAAGCTGGATTTTTATGCTAATTGCCTGTAGGCACCGTATTCAAAGGTGCCCCCTTGCATCCCCTTCCCCACCTCCCCCtgaaaaaataattgtgcaaGCAAAGTGAATTTACTGAATATATTAAGGGAGGCATgataatatctaaaaaaaaaaaaaacaacatatattcAAATTTGACAACTGACTATTTATGCACATATTTCTGcttgtaatgtagtgtgttttaATCTGGAAGTATAGTATGTGTGTGCAGttgtgtaaatgcatgcagggttaAAATTTTTCACATGAATAGGATAAAATGGGATTTCATGTTTGAGTGGGGAAAAACAACAGAGTTCTCTTATTTAGGATGCTTAGAGTAAAGATGGTTAAACAATTGATATAAAGGGGTGATTAGGAATATTAAGTATAGGGTTACTGTGGGGTTAAATGTAATATTAGGGCACAGGCCATGATTATTTAGAGGAGTTAAACCtaagattaaagggaaactccagtgccagaaaaacgatcgtttttctggcactggagggtccctctccctcccacccaccaatccccggttactaaacgggtgaaaaccccttcagtcacttacctgaggcagcggcgatgtccctcgcggcgctcctccttgtgattgcgtcggccggtgggcgagactgatctcgcccaccggccgaggagacctaatgcgcatgcgtggaaatgccgcgcttgcgcattacgtctccccataggaaagcattgaaaaatcatttcaatgctttcctatggggttttgagcgacgctggaggtcctcacacagcgtgaggacttccagcaacgctctagcacaggtttcctgtgctagaaactaggaagtgacctcttgtggctgtctagtagacagccacaagaggtggagttacccctgcaatgtaattattgcagtttatgaaaaactgcaataattacacttgcagggttaagggtagtgggagttggcacccagaccactccaatgagcagaagtggtctgggtgcctggagtgtccctttaaggcaaatatttttttcaggctTATTAAACTATAAGCTCacttgccatgtcaaggcaaaaccttGAGTCCTACACTAAGGTGAGCACACAGAAACTGGAGGAGCTGGGGCAGTTCTGAGGAGTTTCTGCAGTTATGCCATCAATCATAGGATGCAGACTGGGCTACAGAGGACATTTCTGTAATAATAATACCGGTGTAAAACAGATCTACAAATATAATTGTATGATAATATGCTGAGACACTGATCCGCATGCTGGGGATGCTGCATTTCAGCTGTCAGCTCTCCACAGTAGAAAGCAGAAAACTTAACTTCAATTCCTGGAAATCACTGCTTTGTCAATAGAGGTCCAATGTGCTCTCacttttttagtctaatgtagtcatattaaagggacactataaggacCAATACAACGTTAGCCTAATGAAGCAATTTTTGTGTATCGATCAAACCCCTGTAGTCTAAATGTGAAATTCTTTGCCATGTAGGATTTAAATCACCTTGTTTATACTGCCCTAGTCACAgctcccctgcatgtgacttgtacagcctccctacacacttcctgtaaggatagatataatgtttaaacttcctttattctgtttaatttagaattgtttATCTCCTGCCCTGTCAATAGTCTGTTAGAGCCTGCAGAAGCCTTGCATACATGATTACAGTTTAATTAGCAGAGAAGGAGATAAGagcttctaatgtaaacacaccgTGCTGTGAtaactgattgaaaatgaaacatgtTTTTCATGTAGTCTGTGTGAGTAACAGGCAGGAgagatgtggctagggttgcataaacagaaacagaaacagaaaactAAAGTTTATTAAATAACGTTTTTGtgcttagagtttccctttaaatatagaaGTGTGCTCTTCTTGATTATGATAACATGCCGTACCTGTGTATACTTATATCCCCATTTTATGGCATTCTCACTCAGGACCAGTTTCTCTCCCTTGGGTCCCCAGTCATCAAAGATTCCAACTTTGACCATATCTCCTTTTAGATCAGGTGACACTTGCCAATTTAAGACATCATACAGCCCTTTCAGTTCACCCTTCTCATCAAAAGCCACCCTTTCCCCTCCTGTAGTCACAAGGTGTACATTCTTGATGTAATAGAAAAGCTTtaagaaaaaacagaaaagcaTAATATTAGTGGAAAATTATAAATctgaaataatttatttaaataacagTGAATAACCGTGAAATTGAAAGTTAATTTGTAAAGTTTAGTCAAAATAACTGATTTGctaaatttctaaaaaaaaaaaaaaaacaatgctatGCACTTTGTGAATTTGGTTTTGAGTATCACAATTTATCTCACTTCCAATAAGCTTTTATCCATTAAATCAGATTTCATAAATTGCAGCCTGTAattgtataacattttttttttggcagtcaATTAGGAAACCTAATGAAatgctaccacttcagctagattATAGTACATTGTAACTACACACACAGCTTCATTGCcgttagctattttggcctaacttgattttgcttttattatttttcagttcATCCCATATTGTGATAATCTACCTTTTTAGTTCATCCCATATTTTAATAATCTAATAATCTGATGAACGCCTCAATATATGATGATAATGCTGTTGGTGGTGGCTCATATGCCACATTCAAAACACACTATGAGCTTGGCACTTGTATGACACATGGACCAGATGATGTACAAGTGTAAGCTATTTCTTTATGTGACCAACACAATAAATGTTTCACAGAGATGTGTAACTTGCAGCCCAAAGGTCCAAAGTTTATATGACACCCAAACATAACTTAAAAAGCTTTGTGTGAactcacagattatttttttttttgcctccttttggaCCAACAGCTAAAACAAATCTGAGAAAGGCTAAACTTAATGGACATATGTCTCTTttgagctatgtaactatgttgtcATTATCTAACCTTCCACTTCCCCGATCTGTCTCTTTTCTTTAATACTTATCATCCTCCCAACtacacctactgtatataaagacATGACTGGAAGTAAGGTATTTGATTAACCATTTAGAGGCAGATGAAGACTCTTGAGGGATGGATTGCCAGTAGTTTGAGATTTTGAGTAAAATATACCCTGGGCTCAGATGGCCAgtttacttgttccagacaggGTTTTACCCACACTTTAGTTCATATAAAGTATCTTGCAagtcctcacatttttgtaaatattttattgtttacaAAAATTTAGAGTGTTAGTGTTTATTATTCAGGAACTGCTGTGTTTAAGCGTAATGTTTATTTTGAAGTATTTATGAAATAAGGCCTCCCATGATGTTGTTCACCATGCATATAGACTTGTCATATTGCATTTTCAATTGTGGATTTTTAAATaatatcttattatatatatattttttattttttttatgaaaaaaacgTTATGACGATAGTACACAGAAAATGATATGGATCTTTAAATACAGTGAGTGCAAATGACTAGAAATGTCTTTAGAAAATAGGTGTTAAATCGCCTAGCAAGCtaaatgtttaataaatgctCCTGCAATTGATATcagctacatttttttttagcactaTCAATAAATACTATCACATACCTGCCAAGGTTGAACATTTTCAACGTCTGTACATGTCCCATTGAAAAATGGCCCATTCCCTGATTCACAGAAAATCATGTTATGTATTGCTTGGGCCACGGCATATACAGCATTATACACGGAAACTGCTAATCTGAAGTTTTTAGTGTCATACACAGAGCTGTCAAGTTTAGTTAGGTCTTCATTACCCGTGCAAATGGTGGCATTAGTTCCATATAAAGATGAAACTGTATTATTGCTCAACCACTTACATGCAAAAACATACGCCCAGAATTCCTTTATAAATATATCTTTAGGGTAGTTTAAAGGATGAACGCTGTACAAAAAATTTCCGAAACCTGGGATATTGGAACTGTATTTTGCAAGACCTACAGTCCCATTCAAGGTTGCCCATAAATCATTTTGGGTAAACACAGCAGAAGGGATCCAGCTTCCCACTGCAATCCATACTTTCCCAACAATTTTCTCCTCCGTGACTGACTGTAGTAAAGCAATGAGCTCCGTAGCATAGGCATACAGGACAATGACATTGGCTGTTGATTTACGTATGACACTGACAATGTCATCCAAGTTCTCTTTACTCGGTGGGGTGGAGAGAGTTTTGGCAAAAGCCACACATATGCCATTATTATTCATCTCTGATTGTAGCTTCAGACTACCTTGATTCCCATAATCATTATTGGAGGCGAGTATACCAACCCAGGACCAGTTAAAATGCATGATCAACTGGACCACAGCCACTGGTTGGGAGTCAACAGTACCCACAGTTCTCAGAAAAGATGGAAACTGAGTTTTGTCAGCCAGAGAGGGAAGAGCTGATGCATAACTGATCTGCAAAGAAGAAAACGTTTGGAATGTATTACATAATAGGATGTGGGAAACAGTCAGCTCCTGAAAGACAGGAACACATTGGAATCTATTGGGccatctactctatcaatagtttGTGTTGTACTCAGGATATCTAAGCGTACTTTGAATATTAAACAAAACGTGtacaaatattgaaaaaaaaaaagattttttgatTTTGGCTAAATGTATGACCCTATGGATTTTCTTTCCctgaaaaaaaagttacatgAGTTTTAAAATCACAACAAAATAGCAGAGCTTTCAAGATTTAAGAAATGTAACACCATTTTCAGCAGCTTGGCAAATCCCTCTGAAATGTTTAGCCCAGAGAAGTGGGTGATCAGATGTTCAGTGCCAACCTCAAATGTAAAGGAGAAAGGTTCACTTGTGGTTAGTTTGTGATGGCTCATGGGGACAAAATGGTATAAATGTTTATAACCTGCAATTCATGTAATGGGTGCCAGGATTTCCTTAGAACTATATAGAGGAATCTCATTTCTAGATAAATTCCATTACAATTTCATTAATATTGATACTTACATCCTGAATTAGCCAATTTTCAGTTATCACTTTACTAGCTGTCCTGATGCACAGTGATGCACACTGATCAGTATGTCTGTACCACCTCACATTCCCTGAAATTATTACTCCAGCCCTATGTCTCAAGTTGTTACCATTTTATAATTTGGGTCGCAAGGTACTAGAATGATGTGAGCCTACAGAATCAACAACTACAAGAATACTTTGATTTTAAATCTGTAGTTATAACTATATGCAGTTCCAAAAAAATGTGTTATTATAAATGTATGGAGAGTGGAGACAAGATGTAAATCCAAAATGTATTGCGTAACGtactataaaaatacaataattctACAGACATCCTTCTATACACTGGAGACAAGTTTACATTTTCTGTCAGTTATAGGTAGCGTAGTAACCAAAATTGCTCTTCTCTGCTCTGCTACTCttaaaaagtagattttttttgaAAATGCAGAAGTACATATTTTTCTTAGATCAAGTTATGTAAAACAGATACTAGATAATTTAAGGAGAGGTTAAAGTCATATGATTCGTGAGCCGCCTATTGCATTATATTGGCATTGCATTGAAAATGTTCGATGATAGTAACTATCAATATCCTGGTCTATCATCatcttgtaaaaaaaagtttagatcTGTTCATTTGAGCTGTAATTCACCTTTATAAGAGTATGGATAAAGTTATTACATTTTGTATTCTTTAAGGAGAGAGAGTATCAGAGTATTAGAAAGTCTGTGATGTACCAACTCCTTGCACACAGTGTGTACGACGGTCTGCCTTGGTTAGTTAATTAAGTTAACTAAAATGTAGCTTTTTAAACAGCAATTGAAATGTGTAATGGTTAGCAATGCTTTCAGCCTCAAAACACAGAATTCAcagggaattttaaatttaaggtcaaaatagccaaattggaaaaagtcagctgctctggccttaaattcgaaatttactttgaattcacttcaaattctcactttagtaaatatctttGGAAAGCTTTTGGTACCCACATACATTACCTGTGGGAACAGAGTAAGCCCAAGTATCCTTGCCACAGCAACGGAACCAGATGATGGTGAATCTCCGACCACGGCAGCCAGCCTTGGAAGTTCTGAATTACAGCTGTAATTTGGCACACCTGTTTGCTTTCCTGAGAGATAGCTCATCACACTATCAATAGCTGCAGCATCTGAGTAACATGTGTCATAGACTTCATATCCTAGGCTTACATTTGGCATCAGAAAGGGATTTCTGTTTATCTCTTCTGTGGCATATAGCATTGCAAGAACATACTGATACTTCTCCGTATAGAACCttgtaagaaaaataaacacatgCATTGCATAGAAAGGTGAGCAGACTCAATGTAAACTGTATTTAATGTGATTGGTGTATTTAACCTCTTCCTCCCCAAACCATGTACACGCAAGTTAAATTTTGTGTCGTATTACAAAGAATCAAATGTTAACCCCTCCATGGCTCTGATCTTGCCTTGTGCAGACACTGTAAATGACATCCTCAACTCCACCCTCCCTCTACAGGAGGCTCTCTGGCTCTCTGTATAGCCTACATTTTAGCAACCAGGATTTGGGATGGTGGGGTTTGGACCTTACTCAATGACAAaaagatggatagacagacaagCAGAcacgtagatatatatatagatagatagatagatagatagatagatagatagactagaATGGTAGGTCTCTTCCTATATTTCATTCAATTGAATGTAAATTAGTATAAAAATCCAATGTGACATTAACAAGGGATTTACTTGTGTTTAGTTAACAAGAGGTTGCTGGCAGAATTAATCTGTGAATTTGCTATGTTGTTTGCAAACAAGTGAAGGAAAACTGttttaaaagtatttaaatatgttcaaatggttcaacAGTTATGATTCCCAATAAACTTTACTAAAAATACATGGTGCTAATCATAACAAGTTATATTAATCCAGCAAATaaagtgaaatatatattttagaaaaagcTACTTGTGTCtcttaaaaataaagttttatctttcTTCTTTCGTTCTAATTCTGCCTGTTTCCATTTCTCCTCTATCCTTGCCTCTTCTCTCACTGTGAAACTTAATTAATTGTAAAATGTAGACAAAAACTTAAGTAATTCACTACATCGCAATCACATTCTCATACTCTCGCTTAACATCTCTCACTCATCTTTCCTCTTTTGTGTGTATTCCTCTTTTCAGTTTGCATCTGTCTCTCAATCTCTTTGTTCTTTCACTTTCTATTATCTTATTTTCCTTCTCCTTTGCTTTTTACCAGTCTCTATCACAGTCTCccactttctctctttttttaatcAGTTTATCTTTTTGTTTATCCTTTCGCTGtctttctctttttccctttcctcatttctctctcatgTGGTTTCTCATATGCTGGTACTCTCCTTCTTTCTCtccttctttctctctttctttctttctttctttcttacttACTTTTCACATGTTCTGTTTGAAGGCTTTTCTTTAAATGTAAATTTCAGCTTCACCGTTTTTTCGTGTACGGGAATTAATCCTCCTATTATGAAATCACCTTGTTTTACATAGGCAGGAAGTGGAATGTTTTTATTCTGACATGATTTATAAGCCTGTGTAATATGAGTCATTATCAAAAGAAATCTTGTTGTGACCAGGAACATTGTCTGAGAGAATAAAAAGAGCAATCACAGCATGGACAACAATGAAAACAAAGACATATGCAAAATAATGCATTAAGGCTGCTTAGAAAGTCTGATAATAACTAGTAATTAGGATATATTCCATTGATCACCCACCTGCCAAAACAATAGTTAGTCTGTAGCTGTGTTCTCTCTCAAATGAGCAGTTCAATTTGACTGTTACTTAAAACCAAAAGGTTTTGAATATAAGTTCTTACTTCGTTACCAGTTATATAGTAGTTAAAATATGTGTTATGGTTAATGAGAATATCACAAATATATTATAATGACACAGTTTCTGCAAAGAACACATATCACAAACgaatatacatttaaacaaatatGGTACTTCTATTTAGTGCTTGCATTGAATGTATTTTACAGGAGTCAATAAAATTGTACAAATATAACGCTTTGCCAAATCTGTGAAAGTTACACTTACCCCTatcatttaatattttaacaCTTCAAAGGATATAGactgtatttttattaaaggcatgAGGTCCttgaaattaattaataatgGACAGGAAAAAAATGACAAGAAAAGTTACAAATTACAGCTAACGCTAAAAGAAAGTATCAAATAGAAAACGAATGCAGTGTGGGAAATATTTACtaattttgttaaatatttgaagttctggtgtaggggaaaagggaAAAGAAATCCTATCCCAATACTGTCACTACTTGCATATGTAAGCTCAACCTGAGCTTAGAAACAATTCTTGGAGAAGAATATGGAAGACACGTGTAATTTATCAATGGAGCTTTGCCTACGTGTAAAATTAATCACAATATCACATGTTGCTAGATACAACCATAGTGATCAGACAGGAAACTATAGAAAGGTAAACATCAGAACGATATCCCACCTGCCTCATCTT belongs to Pelobates fuscus isolate aPelFus1 chromosome 7, aPelFus1.pri, whole genome shotgun sequence and includes:
- the LOC134569214 gene encoding extracellular calcium-sensing receptor-like — translated: MLYATEEINRNPFLMPNVSLGYEVYDTCYSDAAAIDSVMSYLSGKQTGVPNYSCNSELPRLAAVVGDSPSSGSVAVARILGLTLFPQISYASALPSLADKTQFPSFLRTVGTVDSQPVAVVQLIMHFNWSWVGILASNNDYGNQGSLKLQSEMNNNGICVAFAKTLSTPPSKENLDDIVSVIRKSTANVIVLYAYATELIALLQSVTEEKIVGKVWIAVGSWIPSAVFTQNDLWATLNGTVGLAKYSSNIPGFGNFLYSVHPLNYPKDIFIKEFWAYVFACKWLSNNTVSSLYGTNATICTGNEDLTKLDSSVYDTKNFRLAVSVYNAVYAVAQAIHNMIFCESGNGPFFNGTCTDVENVQPWQLFYYIKNVHLVTTGGERVAFDEKGELKGLYDVLNWQVSPDLKGDMVKVGIFDDWGPKGEKLVLSENAIKWGYKYTQVPTSVCSDSCLPGFRKAPREGEPFCCYDCIPCSDGEISNQTDVTDCVRCSEDQWSNDNRVKCIPKMIEFLSYDEPLGIALSSISSVSSLITVSVLCVFIRYRDTPLVKANNRILSYLLLVAILLCFLCSFLFIGRPLSITCLVRQAIFGTIFSLCVSSILAKTITVVIAFSATKPNSSLRKWVGSSIPNSMIFFGSSIQTIICTCWVMLYPSSPELNMKVSKGIITVECTDSSVIFFYVALGFLGFLALLTLVVAFLARDLPDGFNEAKLITFSMLVFTSVWISFIPAYVSTKGKYMVAVEIFAILSSSLGLLCCIFAPKCHIIILRPHMNTREFLVSRTNITSKKQ